A single window of Nocardia sp. NBC_01327 DNA harbors:
- a CDS encoding KasA/KasB family beta-ketoacyl-ACP synthase — translation MTTPSTLNGNFPNVVVTSMAATTSIAGDVDATWKGLLNGESGIDVLEDDFIAEYDLPVRIGGHLKVAPDTLLTRVECRRMAYVEQLATVLGREVWKNAGSPEVDPLRLGVAIGTGLGGGDALIDSVDKLKNGGYRKISPLAVQMVMPNGPSAVVGLELKARAGVITPVSACSSGSEAIANAWRMIVMGDADIVVTGGVEGFIDAVPIAAFSMMRAMSTRNDDPKGASRPFDKDRDGFVFGEAGALMVIETEEHAKARGATIHARLLGAGITSDGFHLVAPDPTGDGAARAMTRAMQTAGLTKQDITHINAHATATPIGDAAEANAILKAVGNHASIYAPKSALGHSIGAVGALESVLTVLAIRDGIVPPTLNLENQDPEIDLDVVHGEARRQDIQYAINNSFGFGGHNVALAFGRY, via the coding sequence GTGACCACTCCTTCCACCTTGAATGGGAACTTCCCCAACGTCGTCGTCACCAGCATGGCGGCGACCACGTCGATCGCTGGTGACGTCGATGCGACGTGGAAGGGCCTCCTCAACGGCGAGAGCGGCATCGACGTTCTCGAAGACGATTTCATCGCGGAGTACGACCTTCCGGTTCGCATCGGCGGACATCTGAAGGTCGCGCCGGACACGCTGCTCACTCGGGTCGAGTGCCGGCGGATGGCTTACGTCGAGCAGCTCGCGACCGTTCTCGGTCGCGAGGTGTGGAAGAACGCCGGTTCTCCGGAGGTCGACCCGCTGCGTCTGGGTGTCGCTATCGGCACCGGTCTCGGCGGCGGCGACGCGCTCATCGATTCGGTCGACAAGCTGAAGAACGGTGGCTATCGCAAGATTTCGCCGCTGGCTGTTCAGATGGTCATGCCGAACGGTCCGTCGGCGGTTGTCGGTCTCGAGCTCAAGGCCCGGGCAGGAGTGATCACTCCGGTCTCGGCGTGTTCGTCGGGTTCCGAGGCAATCGCCAATGCGTGGCGCATGATCGTCATGGGTGACGCGGATATCGTTGTCACCGGTGGCGTCGAGGGCTTCATCGATGCGGTGCCGATCGCGGCATTCTCGATGATGCGCGCGATGAGCACCCGCAACGACGATCCGAAGGGCGCCTCGCGTCCCTTCGACAAGGATCGTGACGGCTTCGTCTTCGGCGAAGCGGGCGCGCTCATGGTCATCGAGACCGAGGAGCACGCCAAGGCTCGTGGCGCCACGATCCACGCCCGATTGCTGGGCGCGGGTATCACTTCCGATGGTTTCCACCTGGTCGCTCCCGATCCCACGGGTGACGGTGCGGCGCGTGCGATGACACGGGCGATGCAGACTGCCGGTCTGACCAAGCAGGACATCACCCACATCAACGCCCATGCGACTGCCACCCCTATCGGTGACGCCGCGGAAGCGAACGCGATCCTCAAGGCCGTGGGCAACCACGCCTCGATCTACGCACCGAAGTCCGCCCTGGGCCACTCGATCGGCGCCGTCGGCGCGCTCGAGTCGGTACTCACGGTTCTGGCGATTCGGGACGGCATCGTCCCCCCGACGCTGAACCTGGAGAACCAGGATCCGGAGATCGACCTTGATGTCGTGCACGGCGAGGCTCGCCGTCAGGACATCCAGTACGCGATCAACAACTCGTTCGGTTTCGGTGGGCACAATGTCGCGCTCGCCTTCGGCCGGTACTGA
- the acpM gene encoding meromycolate extension acyl carrier protein AcpM, which yields MAALTQEQIVEELGKIIEEVTGIEPSEVTIEKSFVDDLDIDSLSMVEIAVQTEDKYGVKIPDEDLASLKTVGDAVSYIQKLEAENAEAAEAMKSKFGNE from the coding sequence GTGGCCGCTCTGACCCAGGAACAGATCGTCGAAGAGCTCGGCAAGATCATCGAAGAGGTGACCGGTATCGAGCCCTCCGAGGTGACCATCGAGAAGTCCTTCGTCGACGACCTGGACATCGACTCGCTGTCGATGGTCGAGATCGCCGTTCAGACCGAGGACAAGTACGGCGTCAAGATCCCGGACGAGGATCTGGCGAGCCTGAAGACCGTCGGCGACGCGGTGTCGTACATCCAGAAGCTCGAGGCCGAGAACGCTGAGGCCGCCGAAGCCATGAAGTCCAAGTTCGGAAACGAGTAG
- a CDS encoding PucR family transcriptional regulator, whose amino-acid sequence MNEGSSEHEVYLPTGALSPNRQTRDPLPDTLLKRVKQFSGRLSTEAVSSMQERLPFFANLDAAQRAGVQMLVQTAVVNFLEWLQDPESDIRFSLDAFQVIPDDLARRLTLRQTVDMVRVAMEFFEQWLPALARNDRQLVALTEAVLRYGRELGFAAASVYASAAESRGAWDTRLEALVVDAVVRGDTGPEMLSRAATLNWDASAPATVLIGTPPKDQVAVVGSVHSVAARHGRNALAVVQGSRLVMVVSGHLGDTLYPSPFLADLLSEAFSDGPVVIGPTTRTLGVAHISSVEAMAGMEAVVGWRSAPRPVHATELLPERALLGDRAAVTALNELLVLPLAAAAGELSNTLEAYLDCGGAVETCARQLYVHPNTVRYRLKRIADITGRDPMNPRDAYVLRIASTIGRLTRTRNESPTSAPDVASVTDPKDGL is encoded by the coding sequence ATCAACGAAGGCTCCTCAGAACACGAGGTCTACCTTCCCACCGGCGCGCTCTCGCCGAATCGGCAGACGCGCGACCCACTACCGGACACCCTGCTCAAGCGGGTGAAGCAGTTCTCGGGTCGCCTGTCCACCGAGGCGGTCTCCTCGATGCAGGAGCGGTTGCCGTTCTTCGCCAATCTGGATGCCGCCCAACGGGCCGGTGTCCAGATGCTGGTGCAGACGGCGGTGGTCAACTTCCTGGAGTGGCTGCAGGATCCGGAGAGCGACATCAGGTTCAGTCTCGATGCGTTCCAAGTGATTCCGGACGATCTGGCGCGGCGGCTGACGCTGCGCCAGACCGTCGACATGGTCCGCGTGGCCATGGAGTTCTTCGAACAGTGGCTGCCGGCGCTGGCGCGCAACGACCGGCAGCTGGTGGCGCTCACCGAGGCGGTGCTGCGATACGGGCGTGAGCTCGGTTTCGCGGCCGCCTCGGTGTACGCCAGCGCCGCCGAATCCCGTGGCGCCTGGGATACCCGGCTGGAGGCCCTGGTCGTCGACGCCGTGGTGCGCGGCGATACGGGTCCCGAAATGCTTTCGCGCGCGGCGACTCTCAATTGGGATGCCAGCGCGCCCGCCACCGTGCTGATCGGCACTCCCCCGAAAGATCAAGTGGCGGTGGTGGGTTCGGTGCACTCGGTGGCAGCCCGGCACGGCCGCAACGCACTTGCGGTGGTGCAGGGTTCCCGCCTGGTGATGGTCGTCAGCGGCCATCTCGGCGACACCCTGTATCCCTCGCCGTTCCTGGCCGATCTCCTCAGCGAGGCCTTCTCCGACGGTCCCGTGGTGATCGGCCCGACCACCCGCACCCTCGGTGTCGCACACATCAGTTCGGTGGAGGCGATGGCCGGAATGGAGGCGGTGGTGGGCTGGCGCAGCGCGCCACGCCCGGTGCACGCGACCGAATTGCTGCCCGAACGAGCACTGCTCGGAGATCGTGCGGCGGTAACCGCCCTCAACGAATTGCTTGTGCTACCGTTGGCCGCTGCTGCGGGCGAGCTGTCCAATACGTTGGAGGCTTACCTGGACTGCGGCGGAGCCGTCGAGACCTGTGCGCGGCAACTGTACGTTCATCCAAACACCGTCCGGTATCGGTTGAAGCGCATCGCCGACATCACGGGCCGGGATCCGATGAATCCGCGCGATGCCTACGTGTTACGAATCGCCTCCACTATAGGAAGGCTGACTCGAACACGTAACGAATCGCCCACTTCAGCCCCAGATGTTGCGTCCGTCACAGATCCTAAGGACGGGCTGTAA
- the aceE gene encoding pyruvate dehydrogenase (acetyl-transferring), homodimeric type has translation MHPISSPSPTNGPARNLPAGGRVRVIREGVASYLPDIDPEETSEWLDSFDEMLEREGPGRARYLMLRMLERAGERHVAIPALTSTDYVNTIPTENEPWFPGDEETERRYRAYIRWNAAVMVHRAQRPGVGVGGHISTYASSSALYEVGFNHFFRGKDHVGGGDQVYIQGHASPGIYARAYLEGRLTEDQMDGFRQEYSHGGPGKGLSSYPHPRLMPDFWEFPTVSMGLGPMNAIYQARFNHYLNDRGIKDTSDQHVWAFLGDGEMDEPESRGLIQVAANEGLDNLTFVINANLQRLDGPVRGNGKIIQELESFFRGAGWNVIKVVWGREWDSLLQADRDGALVNLMNSTPDGDYQTYKANDGAYVREHFFGRDPRTKELVKGLSDNDIWNLKRGGHDYRKIYAAYAAAMAHKGQPTVIIAKTIKGYGLGKHFEARNATHQMKKMTLDDLKAFRDVQRIPISDADLEKNPYLPPYYHPGMDAPEIQYMMGRRANLGGFVPERRTAAKPLQLPGDEAYRSVRKGSGKQSIATTMAFVRLMKDLLRDKEIGKRIVPIIPDEARTFGMDSWFPSLKIYNRNGQLYTSVDAELMLAYKESATGQILHEGINEAGSTASFTAVGTSYSTHGEPMIPLYIFYSMFGFQRTGDGLWAAADQMARGFVLGATAGRTTLTGEGLQHNDGHSLLLASTNPACVPYDPAFAFEIAHIVRDGLRRMYGGGVGTTGYQEALPGTDPEAHSVHHEFGGEDIFYYITLYNEPQQQPTEPENLDVEGLLKGIYLYKRGGEGQVRAQILVAGVTMPDGLLAQQMLADEWGVQADVWSVTSWGELRKDALAKEIAKLHHPDVDPGLPYVTKALGTAGPASGPFVAASDWMRAVPDQIRQWVPGTFISLGTDGFGFSDTRPAARRVFNVDAASIVVAALAGLAEAGTIDQAKLVEAAARYRIDDVNAAPKAAPGTEGGDA, from the coding sequence ATGCACCCGATTTCTTCGCCGAGTCCCACAAACGGCCCGGCACGCAACCTCCCGGCAGGGGGCCGGGTTCGAGTGATTCGCGAGGGGGTGGCGTCATACCTGCCGGACATCGATCCGGAAGAAACCAGCGAGTGGCTCGACTCCTTCGACGAAATGCTCGAACGAGAAGGCCCCGGCCGCGCGCGGTACCTGATGCTGCGGATGCTGGAGCGCGCCGGCGAACGCCATGTCGCCATCCCGGCGCTCACCTCCACCGACTACGTCAACACCATCCCCACCGAGAACGAACCCTGGTTCCCGGGCGATGAGGAGACCGAGCGCCGCTACCGCGCCTACATCCGCTGGAACGCCGCGGTCATGGTGCACCGCGCGCAGCGGCCCGGAGTCGGTGTGGGTGGCCATATTTCGACCTACGCGTCGTCATCCGCCCTGTACGAGGTGGGTTTCAACCACTTCTTCCGCGGCAAGGATCATGTGGGCGGTGGCGACCAGGTCTACATCCAGGGTCACGCCTCCCCCGGCATCTACGCACGCGCGTATCTCGAAGGCCGCCTGACCGAAGACCAGATGGACGGGTTCCGCCAGGAGTACTCCCACGGCGGCCCGGGCAAGGGCCTCTCGTCCTACCCGCACCCGCGGCTCATGCCGGACTTCTGGGAATTCCCCACGGTCTCCATGGGTTTGGGCCCGATGAACGCGATCTACCAGGCGCGCTTCAACCACTACCTGAACGATCGCGGCATCAAGGACACCTCCGATCAGCACGTGTGGGCGTTCCTCGGCGACGGCGAGATGGACGAGCCGGAATCGCGCGGCCTGATCCAGGTCGCCGCGAACGAGGGCCTGGACAATCTGACCTTCGTCATCAATGCCAATCTGCAGCGCCTGGACGGCCCGGTGCGCGGCAACGGCAAGATCATCCAGGAACTGGAGTCGTTCTTCCGCGGCGCCGGCTGGAACGTCATCAAGGTGGTCTGGGGCCGCGAGTGGGACTCGCTGCTGCAGGCCGATCGCGACGGCGCTCTGGTCAACCTGATGAACTCCACGCCCGACGGCGACTACCAGACGTACAAGGCCAATGACGGCGCGTACGTGCGCGAGCACTTCTTCGGCCGCGATCCGCGGACCAAGGAGCTGGTGAAGGGCCTGTCGGACAACGACATCTGGAACCTCAAGCGCGGCGGCCACGACTACCGCAAGATCTACGCGGCCTACGCGGCGGCCATGGCGCACAAGGGACAGCCGACGGTCATCATCGCCAAGACCATCAAGGGCTACGGCCTGGGCAAGCACTTCGAAGCCCGCAATGCCACGCACCAGATGAAGAAGATGACCCTGGACGACCTCAAGGCCTTCCGCGATGTGCAGCGCATTCCGATCAGCGATGCCGATCTCGAGAAGAACCCCTACCTGCCCCCGTACTACCACCCCGGCATGGATGCGCCGGAGATCCAGTACATGATGGGCCGGCGCGCGAACCTGGGCGGTTTCGTCCCCGAACGACGTACTGCAGCAAAGCCTCTGCAACTTCCGGGCGATGAGGCCTACCGCAGCGTCCGCAAGGGCTCGGGCAAGCAGAGCATCGCGACCACGATGGCCTTCGTGCGCCTCATGAAGGACCTGTTGCGGGACAAGGAAATCGGCAAGCGCATCGTGCCGATCATTCCGGACGAGGCCCGTACCTTCGGTATGGACTCGTGGTTCCCTTCGTTGAAGATCTACAACCGCAACGGTCAGTTGTACACATCGGTCGACGCCGAGTTGATGCTTGCCTACAAAGAGTCGGCCACCGGGCAGATCCTGCACGAGGGCATCAACGAGGCCGGTTCCACCGCATCCTTCACCGCGGTGGGCACCTCGTACTCGACGCACGGCGAGCCGATGATCCCGCTCTACATCTTCTATTCGATGTTCGGATTCCAGCGCACCGGTGACGGTCTCTGGGCCGCGGCGGATCAGATGGCACGTGGATTCGTGCTCGGAGCTACCGCCGGGCGAACCACACTGACCGGTGAGGGCCTGCAGCACAACGACGGTCACTCACTGCTGCTGGCGTCCACCAATCCGGCGTGTGTCCCCTACGATCCGGCGTTCGCGTTCGAAATCGCCCACATCGTGCGGGACGGCCTGCGCCGCATGTACGGCGGCGGCGTCGGCACCACCGGTTATCAGGAGGCCCTGCCGGGCACCGATCCCGAGGCGCATTCGGTGCACCACGAGTTCGGCGGCGAGGACATCTTCTACTACATCACCCTCTACAACGAGCCCCAGCAACAGCCGACCGAGCCGGAGAACCTCGATGTGGAGGGCCTGCTCAAGGGCATCTACCTCTACAAGCGCGGCGGCGAGGGCCAGGTGCGCGCGCAGATCCTGGTGGCGGGCGTGACCATGCCCGACGGTCTGCTCGCACAGCAGATGCTGGCCGACGAGTGGGGTGTGCAGGCGGACGTGTGGTCGGTGACCTCCTGGGGTGAGCTCCGAAAGGACGCTCTCGCCAAGGAGATCGCCAAGCTGCACCACCCGGATGTCGACCCGGGCCTGCCGTACGTGACCAAGGCGCTCGGCACGGCGGGACCGGCTTCCGGCCCGTTCGTGGCCGCCTCGGACTGGATGCGTGCGGTGCCGGATCAGATCCGCCAGTGGGTTCCGGGCACGTTCATCTCGCTCGGCACCGACGGTTTCGGATTCTCCGACACGCGTCCGGCGGCGCGCCGCGTTTTCAATGTCGATGCGGCGTCCATCGTGGTCGCGGCACTCGCCGGTCTGGCCGAAGCCGGAACGATCGACCAGGCCAAGCTGGTCGAGGCCGCCGCCCGCTACCGCATCGACGACGTGAACGCCGCGCCGAAGGCGGCACCCGGTACCGAAGGTGGCGACGCATAA
- a CDS encoding serine hydrolase domain-containing protein, whose product MRALEQIREWPVRNAAAGVVVRGKGVLDSAGDLDRVFRLASVTKPLVAYAVLVAVEEGAIELDQPAGPPGATVRHLLAHTSGLAFDTSEVLAEPGARRIYSSAGFEVLADFVARQTGIPFDRYLHEGVFEPLGMASSVLAGPAGHAASSSITDLLRFAEELLNPAILSAELLAEASTVQFPGRNGVLPGYGSQRPNDWGLGFEIRDHKVPHWTGGANSARTYGHFGQSGTFLWVDPEVGMACLALTDENFGDWARVAWPKFSDAVIAEFA is encoded by the coding sequence GTGCGAGCGCTGGAGCAGATTCGAGAGTGGCCGGTCCGGAATGCCGCGGCGGGTGTTGTGGTCCGCGGCAAGGGCGTGCTGGATAGCGCGGGCGACCTCGATCGGGTGTTCCGGCTCGCGTCGGTGACCAAACCGCTTGTCGCCTACGCCGTCCTGGTGGCCGTGGAGGAGGGCGCGATCGAGCTGGACCAGCCCGCGGGTCCGCCGGGCGCCACCGTGCGGCACCTGCTCGCGCATACCTCCGGACTGGCCTTCGATACCAGCGAGGTGCTCGCCGAACCGGGCGCGCGGCGCATCTACTCCAGCGCGGGGTTCGAGGTGCTCGCGGATTTCGTTGCGCGGCAGACCGGAATCCCGTTCGACCGGTACCTGCACGAGGGCGTGTTCGAACCGCTCGGCATGGCGTCCTCGGTGCTGGCAGGCCCGGCGGGGCATGCGGCGAGCTCGTCGATCACAGATCTCCTACGGTTCGCCGAAGAATTGCTGAACCCCGCTATCCTGAGTGCGGAATTGCTCGCCGAGGCAAGCACAGTGCAGTTCCCAGGACGCAATGGTGTACTTCCCGGTTACGGGTCGCAGCGACCCAACGATTGGGGTCTGGGTTTCGAAATTCGCGATCATAAAGTCCCGCACTGGACCGGTGGCGCGAATTCCGCCCGGACCTACGGGCACTTCGGGCAATCCGGCACTTTTCTGTGGGTCGATCCGGAAGTCGGCATGGCGTGTCTCGCGCTGACGGACGAAAATTTCGGGGACTGGGCGCGCGTGGCGTGGCCGAAGTTCAGTGATGCTGTGATCGCGGAGTTTGCTTGA
- a CDS encoding ACP S-malonyltransferase, translating to MIALLAPGQGSQTPGMLTPWLELPGAADRIALWSKASGLDLLRLGTTATAEEITDTSVTQPLVVAAALLAFAEIPRDALPADTIVAGHSVGELAAAAIAGVISADDAVALAALRGAEMAKACALEPTGMSAVLGGDEAAVLARLDELGLIPANRNAVGQIVAAGRLDALAELASNPPEKARVRALPVAGAFHTAFMAPAQDAVAEAIARIAPSEPIRVLLSNFDGKPVTSGQDAVDKLAAQVTRPVRWDLCTESIRTAGVSAVAELPPAGTLVGIAKRELKGTPNLALKTPADIPALAELTTTG from the coding sequence GTGATCGCGTTGCTTGCCCCAGGACAGGGGTCTCAGACACCCGGCATGCTCACCCCTTGGCTCGAACTGCCCGGCGCGGCTGATCGAATCGCGTTGTGGTCGAAGGCCTCGGGACTGGACCTGCTGAGGTTGGGTACCACCGCTACGGCCGAGGAGATCACCGATACGTCGGTGACCCAGCCTCTGGTCGTGGCGGCCGCACTGCTGGCGTTCGCGGAAATCCCCCGGGATGCACTCCCCGCGGATACCATCGTCGCCGGACACTCGGTCGGTGAACTTGCCGCCGCCGCCATCGCCGGAGTCATCTCCGCTGATGACGCGGTTGCTCTGGCTGCTCTCCGTGGCGCGGAGATGGCCAAGGCATGTGCACTCGAGCCGACCGGTATGTCGGCGGTGCTCGGCGGTGACGAAGCCGCCGTGCTCGCCCGGCTCGACGAACTCGGCCTGATCCCGGCCAACCGCAACGCGGTCGGCCAGATCGTGGCGGCGGGTAGGCTGGACGCGCTCGCGGAACTCGCGAGCAACCCGCCCGAAAAGGCTCGGGTCCGAGCCCTTCCGGTCGCCGGCGCCTTCCACACCGCGTTCATGGCACCTGCCCAGGACGCGGTGGCGGAGGCCATCGCCAGGATCGCTCCCAGTGAGCCGATCCGGGTGTTGCTGTCGAACTTCGACGGTAAGCCGGTCACCTCCGGCCAGGATGCGGTAGACAAGCTTGCTGCCCAGGTCACCCGGCCCGTGCGCTGGGACCTGTGCACCGAATCCATCCGTACGGCGGGAGTTTCCGCAGTGGCAGAGTTGCCACCGGCGGGAACCTTGGTCGGCATTGCCAAGCGGGAGCTCAAGGGCACCCCGAATCTGGCGCTGAAGACCCCCGCTGACATCCCCGCGCTGGCCGAACTCACCACCACGGGCTAG
- a CDS encoding acyl-CoA carboxylase subunit beta — translation MTIMAPAHADTVTDPRDPLGRLQRFFDPGTVLPLHPRDKSGVLAAIGEVDGVRTVAYCSDATVMGGAMGVDGCKHIVDAIDTAIDSKTPVVGIWHSGGARLAEGVEALHAVGLVFEAMVRASGLVPQISVVLGFAAGGAAYGPALTDIVIMAPEGRIFVTGPDVVRSVTGENVDMATLGGPVTHGKKSGVCHIVANDEADALHRGRRLVSMFAEQGEFDLVAAAHGDVDLKAMLPASAKRAYDVKPIVNELLDNVDGESTFEEMQGGYARSIVTGLGRLGGRTVGVLANNPIRMGGCLNSESAEKAARFVRLCNSFGIPLVVITDVPGYLPGVSMEWEGVVRRGAKLLHAFAEARVPRVTLVTRKIYGGAYIAMNARSLGATAVYAWPESEVAVMGAKAAVGILHKKAIAAAPEEEREALIERLTVEHEQIAGGVERAVAIGVVDEIIDPAKTRSIVAAALAAAPSRPSHLKNIPL, via the coding sequence ATGACCATCATGGCTCCCGCGCACGCGGATACCGTGACCGATCCCCGTGACCCGCTGGGTCGGTTGCAGCGTTTCTTCGATCCCGGAACCGTCCTACCGCTGCACCCCCGCGACAAGTCCGGCGTGCTCGCCGCGATCGGTGAGGTCGACGGCGTTCGCACCGTCGCCTACTGCTCCGACGCGACCGTCATGGGCGGCGCCATGGGTGTCGACGGCTGCAAGCACATCGTCGATGCGATCGATACCGCGATCGACTCCAAGACTCCTGTTGTCGGCATCTGGCATTCGGGCGGCGCCCGGCTCGCCGAAGGTGTCGAAGCGCTGCACGCGGTCGGCCTGGTCTTCGAGGCCATGGTCCGCGCGTCCGGCCTGGTCCCGCAGATCTCCGTGGTGCTCGGCTTCGCCGCCGGTGGCGCCGCCTACGGTCCTGCCCTGACCGATATCGTGATCATGGCCCCCGAGGGCCGTATCTTCGTCACCGGCCCCGATGTGGTCCGCAGCGTCACCGGTGAGAACGTGGATATGGCGACCCTGGGCGGGCCGGTCACCCACGGCAAGAAGTCCGGTGTCTGCCACATCGTCGCCAATGACGAGGCCGATGCGCTGCACCGCGGCCGTCGCCTGGTCTCCATGTTCGCCGAGCAGGGCGAGTTCGATCTCGTCGCTGCCGCGCATGGCGATGTGGACCTGAAGGCCATGCTGCCGGCTTCGGCCAAGCGCGCCTACGACGTGAAGCCGATCGTCAACGAGCTGCTCGACAATGTCGACGGCGAAAGCACTTTCGAGGAGATGCAGGGCGGTTACGCCCGCAGCATCGTCACCGGTCTGGGTCGCCTCGGCGGCCGCACGGTCGGCGTGCTGGCCAACAACCCGATTCGCATGGGTGGCTGCCTGAACTCCGAAAGTGCCGAGAAGGCAGCGCGTTTCGTGCGCCTGTGCAATTCCTTCGGCATCCCGCTGGTGGTCATCACCGATGTGCCCGGCTACCTGCCCGGCGTCAGCATGGAGTGGGAGGGTGTGGTGCGCCGCGGCGCGAAGCTGCTGCACGCCTTCGCCGAAGCCCGCGTCCCGCGTGTCACCCTGGTGACCCGGAAGATCTACGGCGGCGCCTACATCGCCATGAACGCCCGCTCGCTGGGCGCCACGGCCGTGTACGCCTGGCCCGAGTCCGAGGTCGCCGTCATGGGCGCCAAGGCCGCGGTCGGCATCCTCCACAAGAAGGCCATCGCGGCCGCCCCGGAGGAAGAGCGCGAAGCCCTGATCGAGCGCCTCACCGTCGAGCACGAGCAGATCGCGGGCGGCGTCGAGCGCGCGGTCGCCATCGGCGTGGTGGACGAGATCATCGATCCGGCCAAGACCCGCTCCATCGTCGCCGCCGCACTGGCCGCGGCCCCGTCACGGCCGAGTCACCTGAAGAACATTCCGCTGTAA
- a CDS encoding DUF3145 domain-containing protein, whose protein sequence is MRGSSQFADATSGVVYIHSSPAALCPHIEWTLTSTLKAPAKLRWTAQPAAPGNLRATTDWYGPVGTGGRLAGALRDWPVLAFEVTEEPSEGVDGERYSFVPGLGLWHGATSASGDVMVGEMRLRAIVAEARGRGQGGANDIAAEIDRALGTAWDDALEPLRLGDEGGAEVTWLRRDVG, encoded by the coding sequence GTGCGCGGATCTAGTCAGTTCGCCGACGCGACGTCTGGTGTTGTCTACATTCATTCGTCGCCTGCCGCGCTGTGCCCACATATCGAATGGACGCTCACCTCGACACTCAAGGCCCCGGCCAAACTGCGCTGGACCGCGCAGCCGGCGGCCCCCGGGAATTTGCGGGCCACCACCGATTGGTACGGCCCGGTCGGTACCGGCGGTCGGTTAGCTGGGGCATTGCGCGACTGGCCCGTGCTCGCCTTCGAAGTCACCGAGGAACCCAGTGAAGGCGTCGACGGCGAGCGCTACAGCTTCGTGCCCGGCCTGGGCCTGTGGCACGGCGCGACCAGCGCCAGCGGTGACGTCATGGTCGGGGAGATGCGGCTGCGCGCCATCGTCGCCGAAGCCCGGGGCCGCGGCCAGGGCGGCGCCAATGACATCGCCGCCGAAATCGACCGCGCCCTCGGCACCGCCTGGGACGATGCTCTCGAACCCCTCCGGCTCGGCGACGAAGGCGGTGCGGAGGTCACCTGGCTGCGCCGCGACGTCGGCTGA